In one window of Haloimpatiens sp. FM7315 DNA:
- the rpoZ gene encoding DNA-directed RNA polymerase subunit omega — translation MIEPPLMDLLGKVDNRYSLIIVASKRARQIIEGEKPLTETDSTKPVTIAINEINRGLLCIEEGKEGIK, via the coding sequence ATGATAGAACCACCTCTTATGGATCTATTAGGTAAGGTGGATAATAGATATTCGTTGATTATCGTTGCGTCAAAAAGAGCAAGACAAATTATAGAAGGTGAAAAACCACTTACTGAAACTGATTCGACTAAGCCAGTTACTATAGCTATAAACGAAATAAATAGAGGATTACTTTGCATAGAAGAGGGGAAAGAAGGAATAAAATAA